In Pseudomonas glycinae, the DNA window GAACTGGTTGATCGAGCCGGTGATCGCGAAGCATTGCTTGAGCGGGGTTTTCGACAACGCCGAAATCAGCGTGCACGCCTCGCCCAGCGAGGCACTGTCGCCATCGACGTAGCCGTAGGATTGCTCCAGCGCGATGCTTGCGGAAATCGCCAGCGGGAATTCCTGGGCGTAACGGCTGCCCAGATACCCGGTGAGGATCATCACGCCCTTGGAGTGAATCGGCTGGCCGAGGTTGACCTCACGTTCGATGTCGACGATGCCGCTGCCGCCCGGGTACACCGTGGCGGAAATCCGCGCCGGCACACCGAATGCCGAGTCACCGACTTCGAGCACCGTCAGCCCGTTGCACTTGCCGACCGCCGCGCCATCGGTATCGATCAGGATGATCCCCGCCAGCATGTCGTCAAGAATCCGCGCCGACACCCGACCGGTGCGAGTGGCCTTGGCCTTGAGCGCACGCTCGATGTGGCCGGCGTCGGTCATTTCATCGTTGGCCAGATGCCGGATGAAATCCGCCTCGCTGACCAGCTGGAACAGATCGCCGATCCGCGCCGACAAACGCCCCTGGTGTTCGGCCAGACGCGCACTGTAGGTCGCCAGGCGCGCCACCGCGTCGGCGGTCAGCGGCGCCATGCCCTCTTCCGAAGTTCGAGTTTTCAGCAACTGGGCGAACTGCTCCAGGCTTTCGTCGACCATCGGGATGTCTTCGTCGAAGTCCACCAGAACGCGGAACATCTCCTGGAAGTCCGGATCGAGGTCCTGCAGCGTGTAATACAGCTGACGGGCACCGATGATGATCACTTTGACCTGCAGCGGAATGTGCTGCGGGTTGAGCGTCATGGTGGCGAAACGGCCCATCTCGCCCAGCGGCGATTCCATCTTCAGCTTGCGCGATTGCAGGGCGCGCTTGAGCGCATCCCACACGAACGGCTCACCGAGCATTTTTTCCGCTTCCAGGATCAGGAAACCGCCATTGGCGCGGTGCAGCGCACCCGGACGCAGCTGGCGATAGGTGGTGTAGAGCGCGCCTTGATCGGTGGTGTACTCGATGCGGCCGAACAGGTTTTCGTAGGTCGGATGCGGCTCGAACACCACCGGCGCACCACCGCTGGCCGGATGGCCAACCACCAGGCTCGGGGCGTATTGCTCTTCCAGCAGCTTGCGGGCGACGGCGTCGGTCTTGCTGTCATCGACCAGTTGCTCGACCACGGTTTTCAGCAGATAGACCTGCATCGCTTGCAGGTAACCGCAGACGGCCGCGTTTTCCGCGTACTTTTCCGACAGCGGTGCGAGCAAGGGCTGCAAGGCCAGGGTGATGGTTTCTTCGTTGAGCTGACGCAGCTGGTTGCTCGACTCGCGCTTCCACTGCGGCAGGCTGGCGAGTTCTTCGTTCAGGCGTTCTTCGAGAGCGGAAATATCGTCGTGAAAGCGTTCACGCTCGGCTTCCGGCAATTGAGCGAATTCAGCTTCGTCCAGCGCCTTGCCTTCGAGCATCGGGGTGAAGGCAATGTTGCTGCTGTCGCGATACAGGGCGACGTCTTTTTCCAAAGCCAGACGTTCGATGACATCCAGTGCCTTGTCATAGCGCTGGTTGAAGGCGCGGTCGATGGCGCTTTTTTTCTGCTGGTAGGACGGGTGTTCGAACACCGCAGGAAAGGTCGCCAGCAGGTTGTCGATCAGGCCGTTGATATCGCCGATAAAAGCACCGGCAGTGCCCGATGGCAGTTCCAGCGCACGGGGCTCGCGCGGCTCATCGAAATTGTTGACGTAGACCCAGTCCGCCGGGGTCTGCAGGCGTTTGCCTTCGGCCTTCAGGTAGCGTTTGACGAACGAGAACCGGCCGGTGCCGGGCTCGCCCATGACGAACACGTTGTAACCGGGGCGTGGCATGGCCACACCGAACTGCAAGGCTTCGACCGCACGTTCCTGGCCAAGCACACCGCGAAAGGGCTCCAGATCATTGGTGGTAGTGAAGCTGAACTGTTCAGCGGAAAACGGACGGGTCAGCGCTTCGGGCGCTAGACGCAAGCTGGCAGCAACAGGATCAGGCATCGGGCTTCCTTAACAATCAGGCGGGGCAGATAGCGGCATTCTGGCGCTGCCCGAGCCCCACTGGCAAGGCGCGCCACACGACAAAGCATAGACAACCGGCCAACCATGACACTGCCCCAGTAAAACCGGGGTTATCACCAAATCTTTTGTAAAAAATCACGGAACCCCGGGAACGTGCCTAAACTCCAAACTGCGCGGCTGGAACTAATACCGGCCCACTGGCTTCGTTTGGATCTGTTTCGTACAGAGCTTGGGGGGCCAGAACCCTGTCCATTGGTATGCACATAAAGAGAACAAAGCTATGAAACGGATTCTTCTCGGTACTCTCTTCACCGCTGTATCCATCAACGCAATGGCGCAAGCTCCAGGCGGCCCGGATTGCGGTTGGGGCAACATGCTGTTCGAAGGTCAGCGTGGCACCCCGGCTCACTTCCTGGCATCCACCACCAACGGCACCTCCGGCAACGCCACGTTCGGCATGACGTCCGGCACCAACGGTTGCTCCACCAACGCTTCGCTGACCTATGGCGGCAAATCCTGGTTTGCCATGAATGGCATGATGAACGAGCTGTCCGAAGACATGGCAAAAGGCAACGGCGAAGCGCTGACGACCTATGCCGTGGTACTGGGCGTGGCGCCGGAAGATCGTGCGCACTTCGCCGCCGTCACTCACGAGCACTTCCAGCAGATCTTCAGCAAGGCTGACGTGACCGCCGAAGACGTGCATACCAACACCCTGGCCGTTCTGAAGGCAGACCCACGTCTGGCCAAGTACGCGACTCAGGCTTAAGCTCGACCCACCCGCTTCCTTCGGGAAGCGGGTTTTATTTTTTCGGCCCGCCCTTTCCGGACTTTGTTTCTTTTCGACTTAAGTTGCCATTTATGCTCAAACGCCTTGCCTGGTTGGCGCTGTGTGTCTGCGCCCCGCTGTCCGCCGCGCCCCACATCGACCCTCAACGTTTGCAGCAACTGGCCAACGACCGCTTCTGGATTTCCCTCGGTCATTACGAAACCGCCAAGCTCGGTGGCTGGCGCAGCTACGTCAGTGACAAAAAATTCTTCCTCGCCCCCGACGGCAACGAACACCCCGACCATGAACTGGCCGCCACCGTGCAAGCGCTGTACGCCCCCGCCAGTCTCGGTGAGCAACACGCCCAGTGCGTCTACCCGGCGCGCACCCGCTGGCTGAAAGATCAACTCAACCTGACCGACCTGCCGACGCCGGACTGCGCCGAATTCAAGAAATGGTTCAAGGACGTCTCCCCCCACAGCGCAGTGATGATTTTCCCGGCGGCCTATCTCAACAGCCCGTCGTCGATGTTCGGCCATACCCTGCTGCGCATCGACCAGGCCGACGTGCAAAGCGACAAGACTTCGTTGCTCAGTTACGCGATCAACTTCGGCGCCTACATCGAAGGCTCGGACAACAGCATTCTTTACGCCTGGAAAGGCCTGATGGGTGGTTATCCGGGACTGTTCGCGCTGGTGCCGTATCAGGAAAAACTCTCGGAATACCGCAGCCTGGAAAACCGCGACCTGTGGGAATACCGGCTCAATCTGACGCAAGCCGAAACAGCGCGGATGGTCGAGCATGTGTGGGAGCTGAAGCAGATCCAGTTCGACTACTTCTTCTTCGATGAAAACTGCTCCTATCGCCTGCTCGAACTGTTGCAGGTCGCCCGTCCGAGCCTGCGCCTGACCGAGCAATTCCCGCTGACGGCGATCCCCACCGACACCGTCAAAGCGGTGAAGGAAGCCGGTCTGGTCGAGCACATCGAATACCGCCCGTCCCGCGAGCGCGAACTGCTCAGCCGCGCCGAGCCCCTGAGCGGTGAAGAACAGGACTGGGTGCTGAAGGTCAGCGCCGATCAACAGCAACTTCAGGACCCGGCCTTCAAGGCCCTGCCTCGGGATCGCCAGGCGCTGATTGTTGACGCGGCGTATCGGCTGGAGCGCTACCGCGCCAACGGCCAGGAACGTGATCCGCAGCGGGCGCAGCGCAGTTTTGAACTGCTGCGGGCGATCAACAAGAACCCGGCGCCGGAGCTGCAGATTCCCCAACCGGGCCTGCCCGAAGACGGACACGAATCGCGCACCTGGCAGGCCGGTCTCGGCACTCGCGGTGACCGCGCATTCGGCGAGTACGGCTTGCGCATGGCCTATCACGACCTCAACGACAACGCCGAGAGTTTCCCCCTCGGCGCACAGATCGAAATCCTGCAGATGAAGCTGCGCCAGTACGAAAGCAATCACTGGCAATTCCAGCAACTGGATCTGGCGACCATCCGCTCGCTGACGCCGCGCAACGCGCTGTTGCAGCCGCTGTCGTGGCAAGTCACCGGTGGTCTTGAACGCGTACCGGGCAAGCACGATGATGAGACATTGGTCAGCCACGTCAACGGTGGCGGTGGCGGCACCTGGGCGTTGGCTGACGATGTGCTGGGTTTTGCCCTCGGCACCGTGCGCGTTGAACACAACAATGATTTCGCCGAGTTCGTTTCCCCCGCAGGCGGTTTCAATACCGGCGTACTGTGGAAAAACCCGCTGGGCAATCTCAGCCTGGAGGCCAAAGGTGATTACTTCTTCAATGGTGAAGTGCGCCGTAGCCTGAGCCTGAACCAGCAGTGGGAATTGTCGCGCAATCTCGGCCTGCGCCTGAGTGCGCAGCGCGAGTTCAGCCATCTGGCCACGCCGGAGACCGAAGTGATGCTGGAAGTGAAGTGGTATCACTACTGATCCCGAACATATCCCTGAACCTGTGGGAGCGGGCTTGCCCGCGATAGCGAATGATCAGTCAACAGAGATGTTGATTCTGATGGCCTCATCGCGGGCAAGCCCGCTCCCACAGGGCTCTCCACTGGTTAACGAATTACTCACAGGCCTTTCACCAAAGCCCGACGAATCACCTTCTACACTTTCCCTATCAGCCGTTTAACGGCCCGGGAGAGTGTGATGTGGCGCTGTGTGTGTTTTGCGGGCGTGTTGCTGTTGCTGGGTGGCTGTCAGAGCACCCACGAAGATCTGATTGCCAAGGGTTATCCACCGGCGTTCGCTGACGGTTTCGATGACGGTTGCATCAGCGGACGCCAGGCCGCCGGCTCGATCAGCGGCGAGTTTCGCAAGAACGTGCCGCGTTATCTCAAGGACAAGCAATACGCCGAAGGCTGGAGCGACGGCTTCCGCCAGTGTCAGGCGATGCTGGAAAACAAGGACCGCGAACAGTATCGCAACGAACACTGGGACGAACGCGAACGCGCCTGGCAGCAGGAGAAGGATCAGGGCGCAGCGCGGGCTTATCGTTCGCAGTAGGTCGTTTCCAGACATCCAGCGAAACCTTTTGCCTGCGACCATGGCCCAACGGCTATAACAGGAGCCCATCATGAGTCGCGCCTTCGTCAACGAAGACAATGCCGCTGCGCAAGCCGATCAGCCGGTCGAACGGCAGGTCAGCACCCAGCCCAACTACGTCACGCCGCAAGGGCTTGCCCAGTTGCAGGCAAAACTCGCCGAACTGCAAACCCTGCACGCCGAACAGTCCGCCAAGGGCGAACAGGCCGACAAGCAGCGGCTGGCCGATCTCGAACGGGATTTGCGTTATTTCAATCAACGGGTCGCCAGCGCTCAGGTCGCGCCGGCCCCGACGTCGAACGACAAGGTGCAGATCGGCAGTTGGGTGACCTACGCCGACGAACACGGCACCGAGCGCCGGGTGCAACTGGTCGGTGAAGATCAGGCCGATGCCGCCAACGGGCTGATCAACTGGGCTTCACCGCTGGGCCGTGCGCTGCTTGGCGCGCGGCTCAACGATGAAGTGCTGTGGCAGCGCCCGGCCGGCGATCAAGTGATTGAAGTGATCCGCATAGAGCGTTCTTAAACCACGCCTTGGGCGAGCATCGCGTCGGCGACCTTGACGAAGCCGGCGATGTTCGCGCCCTTGACGTAGTTGATCCGGCCGTTTTCCTCACCGTAATGCACACAGGCGTGGTGGATCGACTGCATGATCCCGTGCAGCTTGCTGTCCACCTCGCCGCCCGTCCACAGCAGGCGCATGGCGTTCTGCGACATCTCCAGCCCACTGACCGCTACGCCGCCGGCATTCGAGGCCTTGCCCGGCGCGAACAGAATGCCCGCTTCGATAAAGATATCCACAGCCTCAAGGGTGGTCGGCATGTTCGCGCCTTCGGCCACGCAGACGCAGCCGTTGCGCAGCAAGGTGCGGGCGGATTCCGCGTCAAGTTCGTTCTGGGTCGCGCATGGCAGCGCAATGTCGCACGGCAACGACCATGGCAACTGACCGGCGCGGAACTCCAGGCCGAAGGCGGACGCCAATTCGCTGATCCGCCCACGCTTGACGTTCTTCAGTTCCAGCAGCGCCAACCACTGTTCTTCGCTCAGGCCCGCCTCGCAATACAGCGTGCCTTCGGAGTCGGACAGGGAAATCACCTTGCCGCCCAGATCCATCACCTTTCGGGCTGCGTACTGCGCAACGTTGCCGGAACCGGAGATCGCCACGCGTTTGCCTTCGACGGTCTGCTCGCGGCGCTTGAGCATTTCCTCGGCGAAGTACACGCAACCGAAACCGGTGGCTTCGGGGCGAATCAGGCTGCCGCCGTAGGTCATGCCCTTGCCGGTCAGCACGCTGGTGAACTGGTTGCTCAGGCGTTTGTACTGGCCGAACAGGAAACCGATCTCCCGCGCGCCGACACCGATATCACCGGCTGGCACGTCCACGTCGGCACCGATGTGGCGGTACAGCTCGCTCATGAATGCCTGGCAAAAACGCATGACTTCGGCGTCGCTCTTGCCCTTCGGATCGAAGTCCGAGCCACCCTTGCCGCCGCCCATGGGCAGCGAGGTCAGGGAATTCTTGAAGGTCTGCTCGAAGGCGAGGAATTTCAACACGCCCAGATTCACCGAAGGATGGAAACGCAAACCGCCCTTGTAGGGGCCAATGGCGCTGTTCATCTGGATGCGGAAACCGCGATTGACCTGGATCTTGCCCTGATCGTCGACCCACGACACCCGGAACACCACCGCCCGCTCCGGCTCGCAGATGCGCTCCAGAATCCCCGAGGTCAGATAGTGCGGATTGGCTTCGAGAAACGGCCACAGGCTGCGCAGGACTTCTTCGACGGCCTGGTGGAATTCGGGTTGATCCGGATCGCGTTTTTTCAGACGGGCAAGGAAGGATTCGACGGATTCGATCATGGGAAAAGTCTCGGCAGATTTATTGTCGTTGGAAGCGATTGAGCCGGACTGTAACAAACGACATGTACACAGCAACAGAACAAAATGTCGCATTTATGAAAAAAAATAGTACACAGGCTGTAATTTCAGACCTGCATCGACTGTTAATCCGCCATCGCTGGCAAGCCAGCTCCCACAGAGTTTGCGCCTTGCCTTGGACGGGTGAGCACCGCAGAAATTGTGGGAGCTGGCTTGCCAGCGATGAGGCCCGCGCAGTATTGCAGGCAAAAAAAGCGGAGCCCGAGGGCTCCGCTGTTTCATGCAACCAACCTGAAATCAGGCCAGTTTCTTGTGGCGTACCCGGTGTGGCTGGGCAGCTGCTTCGCCGAGGCGCTTTTTGCGATCGGCTTCGTACTCGGTGTAGTTGCCTTCGAAGAACACGGCTTGCGAGTCGTCTTCGTACGCCAGGATGTGAGTCGCGACGCGGTCAAGGAACCACCGATCGTGAGAGATCACAATGGCGGCGCCCGGGAAGTCCAGCAGGGCTTCTTCCAGGGAACGCAGGGTTTCAACGTCGAGGTCGTTGGACGGTTCGTCGAGCAGCAGGACGTTGCCGCCCTCCTTCAGGGTCAGCGCCAGGTGCAGACGACCGCGCTCACCACCGGACAGGTCCTTGACGAACTTCTGCTGATCGCCACCCTTGAAGTTGAAACGACCGACGTAGGTACGCGACGGGATCTCGTAGTTGCCGATGCGGATCTGGTCGGAACCGTCGGAAATCTGCTGGAACACGGTCTTGCTGCCGTCCAGGTCTTCGCGGCTCTGGTCGACGCAGGCCAGTTGCACGGTTTCGCCGATCTCGATGCTGCCGGAGTCCGGAGTTTCCTTGCCCATCAGCATGCGGAACAGGGTCGACTTACCGGCACCGTTACCGCCGATCACGCCGACGATGGCGCCCTTCGGCATGGAGAACGACAGGTTGTCGATGAGGACGCGATCGCCGTAGCCCTTGGTGACGTTCTTGAATTCGATGACCTTGTCGCCCAGGCGCGGACCGGCCGGGATGTAGATCTCGTTGGTTTCCGAACGCTTCTGGAATTCCTGCGACTGCATTTCTTCGAAGCGTTGCAGACGAGCCTTGGATTTCGACTGGCGGGCCTTGGCGCCTTTGCGCACCCACTCCAGCTCTTCCTTCATGGCTTTTTCGTGAGCCGATTGCTGCTTGGATTCCTGGGCCAGACGATCGGACTTGGCTTCCAGCCAGCCCGAGTAGTTGCCCTCGTAAGGAATGCCCGCGCCGCGGTCGAGTTCCAGAATCCAGCCGGCGACGTTGTCCAGGAAGTAACGGTCGTGCGTGATCGCGACCACAGTGCCCGGGAAGTCGTGCAGGAAGTGTTCGAGCCACGCAACGGAGTCGGCGTCCAGGTGGTTGGTCGGTTCGTCGAGCAGCAGCATGTCCGGGGCGGACAGCAGCAGACGGCACAGGGCCACACGACGTTTCTCACCACCGGACAGGTGTTCGACCCTGGCGTCCCAGGCCGGCAGACGCAGCGCATCGGCGGCGACTTCCAGCTGGCGCTCCAGGTTGTGACCGTCGCTGGCCTGCAGGATCGCTTCGAGCTTGGCCTGTTCGGCGGCCAGCTTGTCGAAGTCGGCGTCCGGGTCGGCGTAAGCGGCGTAGACCTCGTCCAGACGCGCTTGCGCATCCTTGATCACGCTGACCGCTTCCTCGACCACTTCGCGCACGGTCTTGGTCGGATCCAGCTGCGGCTCTTGCGGCAGGTAACCGATGTTCAGGTCCGGCATCGGGCGCGCTTCGCCTTCGAACTCGGTGTCGACGCCGGCCATGATTTTCAGCAGGGTGGATTTACCCGAACCGTTGAGGCCGAGTACGCCGATCTTGGCGCCGGGGAAGAAGGACAGAGAAATGTTTTTCAGGATTTCCCGCTTCGGCGGAACAACTTTGCCCAGCCGATGCATGGTGAAGACGTATTGAGCCATGGAGAACCTTGGGTCAGTGACTGATGAATGATTGGGACACAGGCAATGCCCGGCCAGACCGTGCGCGTCGTTCACTGGAAG includes these proteins:
- a CDS encoding Lon protease family protein; translated protein: MPDPVAASLRLAPEALTRPFSAEQFSFTTTNDLEPFRGVLGQERAVEALQFGVAMPRPGYNVFVMGEPGTGRFSFVKRYLKAEGKRLQTPADWVYVNNFDEPREPRALELPSGTAGAFIGDINGLIDNLLATFPAVFEHPSYQQKKSAIDRAFNQRYDKALDVIERLALEKDVALYRDSSNIAFTPMLEGKALDEAEFAQLPEAERERFHDDISALEERLNEELASLPQWKRESSNQLRQLNEETITLALQPLLAPLSEKYAENAAVCGYLQAMQVYLLKTVVEQLVDDSKTDAVARKLLEEQYAPSLVVGHPASGGAPVVFEPHPTYENLFGRIEYTTDQGALYTTYRQLRPGALHRANGGFLILEAEKMLGEPFVWDALKRALQSRKLKMESPLGEMGRFATMTLNPQHIPLQVKVIIIGARQLYYTLQDLDPDFQEMFRVLVDFDEDIPMVDESLEQFAQLLKTRTSEEGMAPLTADAVARLATYSARLAEHQGRLSARIGDLFQLVSEADFIRHLANDEMTDAGHIERALKAKATRTGRVSARILDDMLAGIILIDTDGAAVGKCNGLTVLEVGDSAFGVPARISATVYPGGSGIVDIEREVNLGQPIHSKGVMILTGYLGSRYAQEFPLAISASIALEQSYGYVDGDSASLGEACTLISALSKTPLKQCFAITGSINQFGEVQAVGGVNEKIEGFFRLCEARGLTGEQGAIIPQANVATLMLDEKVLAAVRAGQFHVYAVRQADEALSLLVGEPAGEPNEQGEFPEGSVNARVVERLRVIAEMISEEDLKEAEKELAQEALAEAKPA
- a CDS encoding DUF3015 domain-containing protein, translated to MKRILLGTLFTAVSINAMAQAPGGPDCGWGNMLFEGQRGTPAHFLASTTNGTSGNATFGMTSGTNGCSTNASLTYGGKSWFAMNGMMNELSEDMAKGNGEALTTYAVVLGVAPEDRAHFAAVTHEHFQQIFSKADVTAEDVHTNTLAVLKADPRLAKYATQA
- a CDS encoding DUF4105 domain-containing protein → MLKRLAWLALCVCAPLSAAPHIDPQRLQQLANDRFWISLGHYETAKLGGWRSYVSDKKFFLAPDGNEHPDHELAATVQALYAPASLGEQHAQCVYPARTRWLKDQLNLTDLPTPDCAEFKKWFKDVSPHSAVMIFPAAYLNSPSSMFGHTLLRIDQADVQSDKTSLLSYAINFGAYIEGSDNSILYAWKGLMGGYPGLFALVPYQEKLSEYRSLENRDLWEYRLNLTQAETARMVEHVWELKQIQFDYFFFDENCSYRLLELLQVARPSLRLTEQFPLTAIPTDTVKAVKEAGLVEHIEYRPSRERELLSRAEPLSGEEQDWVLKVSADQQQLQDPAFKALPRDRQALIVDAAYRLERYRANGQERDPQRAQRSFELLRAINKNPAPELQIPQPGLPEDGHESRTWQAGLGTRGDRAFGEYGLRMAYHDLNDNAESFPLGAQIEILQMKLRQYESNHWQFQQLDLATIRSLTPRNALLQPLSWQVTGGLERVPGKHDDETLVSHVNGGGGGTWALADDVLGFALGTVRVEHNNDFAEFVSPAGGFNTGVLWKNPLGNLSLEAKGDYFFNGEVRRSLSLNQQWELSRNLGLRLSAQREFSHLATPETEVMLEVKWYHY
- a CDS encoding GreA/GreB family elongation factor, whose amino-acid sequence is MSRAFVNEDNAAAQADQPVERQVSTQPNYVTPQGLAQLQAKLAELQTLHAEQSAKGEQADKQRLADLERDLRYFNQRVASAQVAPAPTSNDKVQIGSWVTYADEHGTERRVQLVGEDQADAANGLINWASPLGRALLGARLNDEVLWQRPAGDQVIEVIRIERS
- the gdhA gene encoding NADP-specific glutamate dehydrogenase, with translation MIESVESFLARLKKRDPDQPEFHQAVEEVLRSLWPFLEANPHYLTSGILERICEPERAVVFRVSWVDDQGKIQVNRGFRIQMNSAIGPYKGGLRFHPSVNLGVLKFLAFEQTFKNSLTSLPMGGGKGGSDFDPKGKSDAEVMRFCQAFMSELYRHIGADVDVPAGDIGVGAREIGFLFGQYKRLSNQFTSVLTGKGMTYGGSLIRPEATGFGCVYFAEEMLKRREQTVEGKRVAISGSGNVAQYAARKVMDLGGKVISLSDSEGTLYCEAGLSEEQWLALLELKNVKRGRISELASAFGLEFRAGQLPWSLPCDIALPCATQNELDAESARTLLRNGCVCVAEGANMPTTLEAVDIFIEAGILFAPGKASNAGGVAVSGLEMSQNAMRLLWTGGEVDSKLHGIMQSIHHACVHYGEENGRINYVKGANIAGFVKVADAMLAQGVV
- the ettA gene encoding energy-dependent translational throttle protein EttA, encoding MAQYVFTMHRLGKVVPPKREILKNISLSFFPGAKIGVLGLNGSGKSTLLKIMAGVDTEFEGEARPMPDLNIGYLPQEPQLDPTKTVREVVEEAVSVIKDAQARLDEVYAAYADPDADFDKLAAEQAKLEAILQASDGHNLERQLEVAADALRLPAWDARVEHLSGGEKRRVALCRLLLSAPDMLLLDEPTNHLDADSVAWLEHFLHDFPGTVVAITHDRYFLDNVAGWILELDRGAGIPYEGNYSGWLEAKSDRLAQESKQQSAHEKAMKEELEWVRKGAKARQSKSKARLQRFEEMQSQEFQKRSETNEIYIPAGPRLGDKVIEFKNVTKGYGDRVLIDNLSFSMPKGAIVGVIGGNGAGKSTLFRMLMGKETPDSGSIEIGETVQLACVDQSREDLDGSKTVFQQISDGSDQIRIGNYEIPSRTYVGRFNFKGGDQQKFVKDLSGGERGRLHLALTLKEGGNVLLLDEPSNDLDVETLRSLEEALLDFPGAAIVISHDRWFLDRVATHILAYEDDSQAVFFEGNYTEYEADRKKRLGEAAAQPHRVRHKKLA